The region AAATTTTCTGTCGTTAATACTATTAACAATTATTTTTACTTATATTGGCCACGCTGGGATTAACTTTTTAAGAAAGTGGTTGCACTTAAATCAAGCTATTGGAACAATAGTATTTTATATTTTGTTAATTTCGTTTATTGTTTTTATGATTTCTATTTCGGCTTCGGAATTATACGCACAACTTAAAGGCATACCTAACTTAGTTGAAAAAACAATTGCAAATTCTCCGGCTTTGAGTAAACAGATTGATACTTTAGTAACAAGCTTTACAAAAAATACGGAAGCCGTTAAAAATAGTCAGAGCCTTGCTGTGAGCGGATTAACAAAGTTAGAGCATGTTGGAAGAAGTATTGAACATGTTATCTTAGCGCTATTTTTAAGTTTGATTTATAACTTAACTTTTAACCATCTAATCGAATTTGGACATTCTTTTATGAAAAGTGAGTATTCTAAGTTCTTTAAATATGTGTTTTATTTATCGCAAAAGTTTATAACGATTCTTGGAACCGTTGTTGAAACACAACTGCTTATTTGTTCAATTAATACTTGCCTTATGACAATTGGATTGTGGATCATTGGGGTTCCAAAGTTACTTGTGTTGGCAATTATAGTTTTTGCTTTAGGATTGGTACCAGTTGCAGGTGTTATTATTTCACTGTTCCCATTGAGTGTCATTGCTCTTTCAGCAGGTGGACTGATTCCAATGCTAGAGGTTTGGGTATTAGTATTGATTGTTCATTTATTTGAATCGTATTTCTTACATCCAAGGTTGATGGCCGGAGCAACAGACCTGCCGATTTTTACAACGTTTATTACTTTGATCATCAGTGGTGAGTTGTTCGGCCCATGGGGATTGATAGTGGGAATACCACTGGTGGCATTCTTCCTTGATTTATTTGATGTCCAGTTGCCACACCATCGACAAAAAACGTTAAAGGATACCATTGAAGAAGAAATTGAATAGAATATGAAACATTTTGACCGCATTTGATTGAAAACGATTGTTTTTGATTGAATGCGGTGTTATATTATTTAGGGAGGTTATGAAAGTGCTTACAGAACTTCGAGAACAAAAGATATTACAAATGTTAAACCAAAAGAAAATTATCCGTTTAGAAGAGCTCACTGCATCCACGGGTGCTTCA is a window of Pediococcus claussenii ATCC BAA-344 DNA encoding:
- a CDS encoding AI-2E family transporter translates to MDFFIKQLKRREVQMFGTLVLMIFVICMAKNFLSLILLTIIFTYIGHAGINFLRKWLHLNQAIGTIVFYILLISFIVFMISISASELYAQLKGIPNLVEKTIANSPALSKQIDTLVTSFTKNTEAVKNSQSLAVSGLTKLEHVGRSIEHVILALFLSLIYNLTFNHLIEFGHSFMKSEYSKFFKYVFYLSQKFITILGTVVETQLLICSINTCLMTIGLWIIGVPKLLVLAIIVFALGLVPVAGVIISLFPLSVIALSAGGLIPMLEVWVLVLIVHLFESYFLHPRLMAGATDLPIFTTFITLIISGELFGPWGLIVGIPLVAFFLDLFDVQLPHHRQKTLKDTIEEEIE